The sequence aaataaaaaaaaaatgcaataggTACACAATTGTATATTTTGCATAAGTAACAaacatttctgaaaaaaaaaatacttttcaattatatcaaaataaccattaattatgtcaatatttttaatgattaagtagatatgaaaacaataaatttacttcatgcttatacataataaattaaactaacagcagtgtttataaatttaaactttcatagaaaataatatcttttcttacatattactaaatagtaaacaACTAAATTATTCCACTCGAGTAGAAACATAcgataaattttgttattttaatttcatcgtCGTTTTAAGATTCTTTTGATTTTCTGCTTCGTATAACCTGTATTTCGTTTAAGGTAatgctttttttgttttattaaaattataggcctgtaaaacaaaaatataaatatgtaacctATTTATTGAAATGGTGATATTTTCCtgtaaacacaaattataacTTTACCTTATCAAGTTGCTTTTTACCATCTAAAGATGACCAGGTTCCCATATGCTGAAAAAAAGCTTCACTATTTCTCACCCATATAGCTGCTTTTTGTTGTATACAATCGTCCTatgaataatagtaaataaatagtttaaacaagattaatatttaatcgtttgttattttagttttaaaaattctttaaaacaataataatcaacacCGCATaaggtaaaaaaatgttttactgaaTTCAATAATTGAAACATTAGTTACATTATATGACATTTTGTATgacaatgtacatttttataatctacgtgtataaaaataaatatacgtttGAACGGAAATTATAgactaaaaaaatatcgatCCAATTGAAATATTCCTTAAGACCCCGGGGAGTGTTCATAAActgattttttattcatataggtcaatataaagtaatttatacattattttcgtTTTGGCTCATGAAAAtcgaacataattttttatatatgtataacgtgccattaataaaaaaatatacatacataacctACCAACAcggaaaaataattgttgtggTAGGTAACcatttaaacaattcatataACCCTAAATTTTAAGTTAGCATAGCGACAGCTATTCATTaagttgttatttatatttaactttagtTACTATAATACTTAAGTGTTGACAACTATGGGATTTTATTTGAATAGAAAaagaagataaaaatatttaatttattgttagttattcaaataattataaaaaagtaatgtccatattatgtttgtagtcgattattaaaaaactactttttataaatattaaaaagttttagagTAGCTTAATTaacgtttgaaaatatattaagtagttTATCCAAATATCCAATCCACCACAGGAGACGGCTGAATAGCTCATTTCAGTCTAAATAGTTCACAAAGTGAGATAAACAACTGCCAATTGAATAATGTAATgccaataatataacaataatataaataataataataatatatatattatataatattttaactatcaactatgtatattaaaatcgatatatttcaaaatagcatcataatttatttatgtttgctTATTTTTCTGTACAGGAAACAAGCCGTGTTAAACagcaagtatattataaatataaatttattataataaatactattaacaaTCTACTAACTTGATCTTCTTCAAGATGACAAACTTTTGTATTCACAAATCCGTCCAGTAGCCAATCCCCTGGTTTGTCGTTATAAAACATCACCATGAATTGAATTAGCCACGGTAAATCggaacattttatcattttacctaattaaaaatatacattgtaccaTTATAGTGACTAAGTATTTGGTTACTTTAATAAACTTTTACCGATAAAACCAAGTCCACCAAAGTCTAATATGAACCATTCTTTTCCGTCGGCTATGCTTTGCAAAGCCGTTTTTTTCATTAAAGCTTGGTATTGCGGCCTTGCGACTAAGTCGTCTTCGAGTTGAACATAAAACGATCCTTTTGGTTGACAGTACATCATTAAGAAAGCAAAATCCAAATTTTGTTTGCTCCTCCATCGGACCCGGTCTTCGGAATCACCGAGCGTGATGCGAAGCTTACTGAAATCTGGATAATAACCCGGGGTCGGAGCAATTACTTCCACTAGGCCCGAGCCCACAGCATCCGGTATACTGAAGTCcaataatattcaacaataataaatgcttTATATGTATCgtatgtaatagtaataattaccgATTTTTGATTTCCACAGAAACATTTCGCGCATATTCCAAATCGACCtgacaaaaatataacacgtccaatacaaatattaacataattattttatattgaataatcaCAAGTATACGTTACTTCAGCAATCATCACTACTATTAATGAGTCATCCTGCTCAGTTTGATTCATGTTGTTTACGAGGCTAATCAATGTCTGTATCAAATAATTCTGTTTTTACGACGAACAGTAGGAATTCCAAACACTATagacactaaaataataaaataaattttaaacctatataattttaattagatttcaTTTCTATTTAGATCATCGATGATTTAGTGTGTACcccatttgtatttttttcattgtgtgtaattaaataaataaataacctgCATTTCTGCCTCTGGAATGTAATACAATCGGCCTCAAAGAATCCTGGTGTGGTGACAAGTGTGGtaagaaagtaaaaaaatcgaaatgtgGCATTGGTGGACTGACCATGTCTACAGACTTATAAGTGACCATTAATGAGTCTTTGTCTTCAGGGACGGAAATGTTCAGAGCCAGACCAAAACATTTGGTTAGTTCTTGGATATCCTTGTCTTTTAGTTCATACAATCTAGTTATTTGTTCCATGAGTATTTCCATTTCTGTCTTCGTATTCGTTGTCACCATACGGTGATCGTATGAATTTCCGTAATCTGTACCATTCAAGCGAGTGTCACAATTTAGGAGttgaatagaaatataaattcataaattattgtcaaCTAAAGCtaactttataaattgtaaatcttatatttagtataaaatgtgATTAAGATTCTATGgtacaaacaattaataaactaaGTGTATGTGATATGAATGTTTTAAATCAGTCTAATATATAAcagtaaaagtattaaataataatatatctactaatattttatgatttcacATCCAATATCTTCAAGTATttgtaataatgaataatatattcactgtcttttttttttatttattatcataattcataattgtttatttttgttggtATTTCAATCTCACTTATTAGAGATTATTCTCGGTAGTTATTTGGgacattatacacattatattaattgttattttatttaaatgaattgttAGATGTccaattaaatcattattattattaatacctgtGTGCAGTTATTAtgctattacttatttaattattacttctgtatatattatatataataaaaactgtcAAATATCGTTCCCTACAAAATATGTCaggttaattatatattttcataatttgtttgtttattgtgCAATTCATGATGTGTGCTTAATTGATTATTGGTGTGCTCGCTAGTATTTTCTAGTATACCGATGAGTGCAACAATATGCAGTGATATATATCACGGAAAATATTATTGGAGTATGGTGATGCCATGGTGAGTATACTTAAATCACTTTTGGTTGGCGTAACTACCACTTATTAAAATCGATTGCCCTGAAGTTtaataatagactatgacattgTACATTTCAAGTTAcagtattatatgtttaatacaccCCACCACATGGCACATACTATGGTAGGTAgtcataatatagataattttatgataatataatatatccttatATTATAAGGATTGAATAATTTACTTGAAATGTAGATAAACATGACTATGAAGCATGATAATAACGTTACAAAGATGAATAACCAAAAACAGAATCTTGGCCGTTGAAACTTATTCCACCCCATTAGAACACCTGCAACACAAGTACAGTATACATAGATCACCTAACATTGCGAATCGTTAACACAAcaatcctatatatatatttccacGTGGAGAATAATTATATGCCCGCAGTgatgtatatttttcttatacacatatgcataaaaaattttGTTATCTTGctcaaaattacaatttttacaattttactatagtttaataataatgaatatgaaGAAATTTGCAACGccactttaatatattatatatcagtatatcattgcatacatatttaatttacacgAGGTAGTACAAGCATCGAGAATAATTTATCAATCATAAAATCACCCACTGATGGTTATAATAGCAGCTTTTGCGGACAGTGAAACGAACGTGTATACGCTGTTTTATTCCGACGATTATCAAGTCTTGATTAAAATCTCTTAGATCCCAATACTCATCAATGTGAGAAGAACTAAGAAAGTCGATATGGTGTATGGTAAGTTTCACGTATACCGATCCTGTGGTCATTGACTATTGAGTATATCACTGTAATCTATAATggatgtataaaatgtaaatttattgatattaaattgtatacgtacagttgttaatattatttatgtacctataaaaaacgattttgagctgAAACAGTTGTCTACCAGCCTTTATTCCTAAGGaagatttatattacaatatttattttatatctcttACAACACTATTTTACAAGATTGTCCTGCTCAAAGACACTAATTTTAATGTGTTAGCCACCCCAAAAGTAATACCTTgtgtaaattttaaactttttcaatTCAAGCCttttgataaaaactaaaataattatttcaattaataaaataacataaaaagttaatataacattttttttattggctttctattgttttttaagcttattagtattaatattattatataaactatatacgtACATGTttcacaattaatattataaattaattttatattatttaaaaaatattaaatttatattttacgcggtaaaattaatatttttgaacagaACATTCCATCTTAAACTTTTGAAATCTCCCTGCGTATAGATGCCGTGCGCATACCCATAtacacataaatcataatatatccaCTACTTAAATCATTATGGTACATAGATGATCCCGATATACTTATACACGTACACGTCGTACACCTatcgttaattattattggcACGTCGTTGTCACTAgcgctaaattataataacttatacaatCAGCTGCTTCGGGGAATCGCTCCGTTCTCTTATTTGAACTCAGTATTCCGTGACGGTGTAAGCAAAAGCTTACGTGCGTTCGTGTCCCGATCTCTAAATCTCAACTCTCCAACGACCCACGCGTGCGTCACGCTACGCATACATCGGTAATActtgaaacatattataatatacaccttCTCTTGCAAACTCATGTTTCGGTACCAAAGTTCGGAAGACCGATGAACGTTGACGATGCGAACCAGACCGAAACTACTACAGagttacataatactataataggtagtataataGTTTACCTTTTTGTGAGCTGCCACATCCACGCATCATGACATTTGTGCGAAACTCACGGTACATATGATATCATCATATACGTACGCGtaaatatgtaaacatatattaataactaccaGTGTAGTATcacatgtttataattaaacacaatatagCAAATATAACCCTTTAAtaggtgaaaaaaattaaaattatataattatcatacctatattactatgtaaatatattttcttacctTATAATATAAGCTAAGTCATAGGTAcccttataacaataatataatacagttaacttacatcgtatttttaaaaatgcaaaagtgtttttaatttttccgtgTCCATGacctaatattaacaaatttataaatacatattataataaattaaaacagaatcaacatattaataataatagttacagTAAAATACACAGGTACtacgaaaaacaataaaatatattaaattgccaAAGGAAAATAATATCAAGCTTTTGATATTATTGATCATActgataaatacttaattatcgaattacctacattaaattcagtgtattaacaaaaaatattgttctataaAACAGCTGctgtattaatagtaaaaaataatttaatgaaagcaCCTAACCACACAGCAAACATATGGTATAAAATCAACAATATGGAGCCAGCAGAAGAGAACATTCGTCCAGCTTGCGCAGATGAACACAAACCTGTGGTGTTATGacgttataatgaataaatatcttttttttacaatagaaTAACTATCTTAGCATATATAAAGATCTGTTCTCGTTATTGAAAAAAGTAATGACTTCTAAATCGACAATGGAATCTTGTAGCTTATTCTCGGATACATTAATGCTATATTTCATATTAGCGATATTTTGGTCACGCGATATTTCACTGGCGATATTTTGTCGGTGATTCAAAAAAGTATCTAGTTAGTAGatacaaaatactttaaatactaaatacatttaattaatttcaaaagatATAAAACACAAATGTATCTAAGATACGTATCTTAGATACTGCTCACccctgataaatataatatatgtacaattatttagtatttgtaaCAAAATGCTTATATAGCTGTCCCATATTGTGCAAAATACTTgcctaatataaaattatcattaacagaactaactataaatttgattaaatcaactaagtatatttattttttaggtggCATAAGCGACTTGTTACATAAACATAGTtaggtaattataatgatataggaAATGATTATGTAAAAaccgtataaaaattaataacaacattttggttttggttttttaataaaacacaatactaaacaaatacaatacaatacaggtacgaaaaaaaaatattaaacggtttacaaatttttgttcttttaaaattaattaattttggggAGATTTAAAAGTGTTAAAACGATCTATATAAAAGAAACCGTCGTTAAtcgttataatgtataaatattgctacgaaatatttatttgttttttattgatatagtaGGTAGTAATAATAAGGATACCAAATATTACGATTTATATATGTTTCAAACAAATATTCATTAGTTTAGTTTTAATGCCTATGGATTTAAGTTTTGTTTGTAtccatttaacattttaacaactataatataatatgtcatacacGTACACGAAAAAGGCACTCCTTTaacaattgataataaaattgtctATGGTAGCTATTTAAGATGCACAAGCATGATATCATATTCGTTCTCGCCGATATTatatagaacaaaatataaatcgtcgtaagaaaaacaaataataataacatattacaaatattacagcatttaacaacaataactaataataatattattatttattcgaacATAAATACGATTCTTGGTGCTCTATTTGAGCAATAGACTTGATTAAAAACATAAGCCCAAATATtccatttgattaaaatatttttttttcgaaacaataatattaaagtaaatactcATCAGTACGAAGGTAAACGTGATTTATATCACATATCTACCACCGAACGTGTCTGTTgtgaattcaatataatatataatataaaacgatttaaaagtGTTTGGCAAATGTTATGGAGATGTTTTGCCTTTCTCTGTTGTTTCGatataaacatgatattttgtaaaatggcgttaatataaatcaaattaatatatcaacttcaatgtttaacaattaaaattatatggtaATCATGTAAATACAACAATTGTCaagtattaaaacataatatactaaattatgccGTAATTACGTTGTTTAAAAATTGGCATTTTGtaaatgaataaacaataattcgGTGTTTTAGTGGTATTGGtaattaaaacacaataatattgtactcgCAATGCATAATAATGGATAACTcttcaacaaataattataataatgtattaatgacgCTCGTGCTTTAGTTGTacgtttatttttgaaattaattttaaaagcgtAACAATAACAGGcaagtaac is a genomic window of Rhopalosiphum padi isolate XX-2018 chromosome 4, ASM2088224v1, whole genome shotgun sequence containing:
- the LOC132930810 gene encoding LOW QUALITY PROTEIN: alpha-1,3-mannosyl-glycoprotein 4-beta-N-acetylglucosaminyltransferase B-like (The sequence of the model RefSeq protein was modified relative to this genomic sequence to represent the inferred CDS: inserted 1 base in 1 codon), translated to MINNIKSLILFSFGNLIYFIVFRSTCVFYCHGHGKIKNTFAFLKIRCVLMGWNKFQRPRFCFWLFIFVTLLSCFIVMFIYISNYGNSYDHRMVTTNTKTEMEILMEQITRLYELKDKDIQELTKCFGLALNISVPEDKDSLMVTYKSVDMVSPPMPHFDFFTFLPHLSPHQDSLRPIVLHSRGRNAVSIVFGIPTVRRXKQNYLIQTLISLVNNMNQTEQDDSLIVVMIAEVDLEYARNVSVEIKNRIPDAVGSGLVEVIAPTPGYYPDFSKLRITLGDSEDRVRWRSKQNLDFAFLMMYCQPKGSFYVQLEDDLVARPQYQALMKKTALQSIADGKEWFILDFGGLGFIGKMIKCSDLPWLIQFMVMFYNDKPGDWLLDGFVNTKVCHLEEDQDDCIQQKAAIWVRNSEAFFQHMGTWSSLDGKKQLDKAYNFNKTKKALP